Proteins co-encoded in one Oxyura jamaicensis isolate SHBP4307 breed ruddy duck chromosome 7, BPBGC_Ojam_1.0, whole genome shotgun sequence genomic window:
- the FAM207A gene encoding protein FAM207A, which translates to MKLRKERWLQKIESVKLAKQKQKAEAKRKATPVVGDMQPLMEALPELSDLTAGVRDRKAPKRHVKAKSEPVDFCLMKQAQKRRLLEEEVAWFHKVIANPTYKANPLMAISEHLSKRLRQEEEGKPL; encoded by the exons atgaagctgaggaaagaaagatggCTACAGA aaatagAAAGTGTGAAGCTAGCCAAGCAGAAGcaaaaagctgaagcaaaacGGAAGGCAACACCTGTTGTGGGAGACATGCAGCCATTGATGGAAGCCCTACCTGAGCTCTCTGACCTGACCGCAGGTGTCAGGGACAGGAAGGCACCCAAGAG GCACGTAAAAGCAAAGTCAGAACCAGTGGACTTCTGTCTGATGAAACAAGCTCAGAAACGCAGGCTTTT agAGGAGGAAGTGGCGTGGTTTCATAAGGTCATTGCAAATCCCACGTACAAAGCCAACCCCCTCATGGCCATCAGTGAGCATCTCTCCAAGAGGCTGaggcaggaagaggaaggtAAACCTCTCTAG